A part of Mesoplodon densirostris isolate mMesDen1 chromosome 10, mMesDen1 primary haplotype, whole genome shotgun sequence genomic DNA contains:
- the TMEM14A gene encoding transmembrane protein 14A translates to MDLIGFGYAALVTFGSILGYKRRGGVLSLIAGLLVGFLAGCGAYRVSNDKRDVKLSLFTAFFLATIMGVRFKRSKKIMPAGLVAGLSLMMILRLVLLLL, encoded by the exons ATGGACCTGATTGGTTTTGGTTATGCAGCCCTGGTGACATTCGGAAGCATTTTGGGATATAAGCGGAGAG GTGGTGTTCTGTCTTTGATTGCTGGTCTTCTTGTTGGATTTTTGGCTGGCTGTGGAGCTTACCGTGTCTCCAATGACAAGCGAGATGTAAAACTGTCCCTGT TTACAGCTTTCTTCCTGGCCACCATAATGGGAGTGAGGTTTAAGAGATCCAAGAAAATCATGCCAGCTGGGCTGGTTGCAGGTTTAAG CCTCATGATGATCCTGAGACTTGTCTTACTGCTGCTCTGA